From the Serratia nematodiphila DZ0503SBS1 genome, one window contains:
- the fbp gene encoding class 1 fructose-bisphosphatase: MKTLGEFIVEKQHDFSHATGELTALLSAIKLGAKIIHRDINKAGLVDILGTSGVSNVQGEVQMKLDLYANEKLKAALKARGEVAGIASEEEDEIVIFDGERAENAKYVVLMDPLDGSSNIDVNVSVGTIFSIYRRITPVGTPVTEEDFLQPGSAQVAAGYVVYGSSTMLVYTTGYGVHAFTYDPSLGVFCLSHEKVRFPASGNMYSINEGNYIKFPLGVKKYIKYCQEQDEATQRPYTSRYIGSLVADFHRNLLKGGIYIYPSTASHPQGKLRLLYECNPMAFLAEQAGGKASDGKNRILDITPVKLHQRAPFFVGTKSMVEDAERFIAENPDE, from the coding sequence ATGAAAACGTTAGGCGAATTTATCGTCGAGAAACAGCACGACTTCTCTCACGCCACCGGCGAGCTGACCGCGTTACTTTCTGCAATTAAACTGGGCGCCAAAATCATCCACCGCGACATCAACAAGGCCGGCCTGGTTGATATTCTGGGAACCAGCGGGGTGTCCAACGTACAGGGCGAAGTTCAGATGAAACTGGACCTGTACGCGAACGAAAAACTGAAAGCGGCGTTGAAAGCGCGTGGTGAAGTTGCGGGTATCGCTTCCGAAGAAGAAGATGAAATCGTGATATTCGACGGCGAGCGAGCTGAAAATGCCAAGTATGTCGTATTGATGGATCCGTTGGACGGTTCGTCCAACATCGATGTCAACGTCTCGGTCGGTACGATTTTCTCTATCTATCGTCGCATCACGCCGGTCGGCACGCCGGTGACCGAAGAAGACTTCCTGCAGCCGGGCAGCGCCCAAGTCGCCGCGGGTTACGTGGTTTACGGCTCGTCCACCATGCTGGTGTACACCACCGGTTACGGCGTCCACGCCTTCACGTACGATCCGTCTCTGGGCGTGTTCTGCCTCTCTCACGAGAAAGTGCGCTTCCCGGCGAGCGGCAACATGTATTCCATCAACGAAGGCAACTACATCAAGTTCCCTCTCGGCGTGAAGAAATACATCAAGTACTGCCAGGAGCAGGACGAAGCGACGCAGCGCCCTTATACCTCGCGCTACATCGGTTCTCTGGTGGCGGACTTCCACCGTAACCTGCTGAAAGGCGGCATCTACATCTACCCAAGCACCGCCAGCCACCCGCAAGGCAAGCTGCGCCTGCTGTACGAATGCAACCCGATGGCGTTCCTGGCCGAACAGGCCGGCGGCAAGGCCAGCGATGGCAAAAATCGCATTCTGGACATCACGCCGGTGAAACTGCACCAGCGCGCGCCATTCTTCGTCGGCACCAAGTCGATGGTAGAAGACGCAGAACGCTTCATCGCCGAAAACCCGGACGAGTAA
- the mpl gene encoding UDP-N-acetylmuramate:L-alanyl-gamma-D-glutamyl-meso-diaminopimelate ligase: protein MRIHILGICGTFMGGLAMLARSLGHDVTGSDANVYPPMSTLLENQGIDLIQGYDPAQLDPAPDLVIIGNAMTRGNPCVEAVLERGIPYVSGPQWLHDAVLRDRWVLAVAGTHGKTTTAGMATWILEACGYQPGFVIGGVPGNFDVSARLGGSPFFVIEADEYDCAFFDKRSKFVHYSPRTLIMNNLEFDHADIFDDLKAIQKQFHHLVRLVPGKGKIILPDNDSHLKQVMAMGCWSEQELVGEEGAWRAQKLTPDASHYAVFLDGEQVGEVKWALVGEHNMHNGLMAIAATRHVGVQPADACRALGDFINARRRLELRGEANGVTVYDDFAHHPTAILATLAALRGKVGGTARILAVLEPRSNTMKMGISKNDLAPSLGRADEVFLFQPHHIPWQVAEVADACVQPAHWSADLDTLVDMVVKTAQPGDHILVMSNGGFGGIHDRLLDALAKKQEPKVTY from the coding sequence ATGCGCATTCACATTCTTGGGATCTGTGGCACCTTTATGGGCGGGCTGGCGATGCTGGCGCGCTCACTGGGGCATGACGTCACCGGTTCGGACGCCAACGTCTATCCGCCGATGAGCACGCTGCTGGAGAACCAGGGGATCGATCTGATTCAGGGTTATGATCCCGCCCAGCTGGATCCGGCGCCGGATCTGGTGATCATCGGCAACGCCATGACGCGCGGCAACCCGTGCGTGGAGGCGGTGCTGGAGCGTGGTATCCCTTACGTTTCCGGCCCGCAGTGGCTGCACGACGCCGTGTTGCGCGATCGCTGGGTACTGGCGGTCGCCGGCACCCACGGTAAAACCACCACCGCCGGCATGGCGACCTGGATCCTCGAGGCCTGCGGCTACCAGCCCGGCTTCGTCATCGGCGGCGTGCCGGGCAACTTCGACGTATCGGCCCGCCTCGGCGGCAGCCCGTTCTTCGTGATCGAGGCCGACGAGTATGACTGCGCGTTCTTCGACAAACGCTCCAAGTTCGTGCACTACAGCCCGCGCACGCTGATCATGAACAACCTGGAGTTCGACCACGCCGATATTTTCGACGATCTGAAAGCCATCCAGAAACAGTTCCACCACCTGGTGCGTCTGGTGCCGGGCAAAGGCAAAATCATCCTGCCGGACAACGACAGCCACCTGAAGCAGGTGATGGCGATGGGCTGCTGGAGCGAACAGGAGCTGGTGGGCGAAGAGGGCGCCTGGCGCGCGCAGAAGCTGACGCCGGACGCCAGCCATTACGCGGTGTTCCTCGACGGTGAGCAGGTCGGCGAAGTGAAGTGGGCGCTGGTGGGCGAGCACAACATGCATAACGGCCTGATGGCTATCGCCGCGACTCGCCACGTCGGCGTGCAGCCGGCGGACGCCTGCCGCGCGTTGGGCGATTTCATCAACGCCCGCCGCCGTCTGGAGCTGCGTGGCGAAGCCAACGGCGTCACGGTTTACGACGATTTCGCGCACCACCCGACGGCGATCCTGGCCACTCTGGCCGCGCTGCGCGGTAAGGTCGGCGGTACGGCGCGCATTCTGGCGGTGCTGGAACCGCGATCCAACACCATGAAAATGGGCATCAGCAAAAACGATCTGGCGCCTTCGCTCGGCCGTGCCGACGAAGTGTTCCTGTTCCAGCCGCACCACATTCCGTGGCAGGTCGCGGAAGTGGCGGATGCCTGCGTGCAGCCGGCGCATTGGAGCGCGGATCTCGACACGCTGGTGGACATGGTGGTGAAAACCGCACAGCCGGGCGACCACATTCTGGTGATGAGCAACGGCGGTTTCGGCGGTATTCACGATCGCTTGCTGGACGCGCTGGCGAAAAAGCAGGAACCGAAGGTGACCTACTGA
- the yhcN gene encoding peroxide/acid stress response protein YhcN, which produces MNMKTTVAALGLLSVISFGASAAQLVTNDQTANLQSIGTITVSGIDGAPTDIRQALSEKADAKGATAYRVIEARNEGNYHATAEIYK; this is translated from the coding sequence ATGAACATGAAAACTACTGTTGCTGCACTCGGTTTGCTGTCCGTCATCTCCTTCGGCGCGTCTGCCGCCCAGTTGGTGACTAACGATCAGACCGCCAATCTGCAATCTATCGGCACCATTACCGTCAGCGGCATCGACGGCGCGCCGACCGACATTCGCCAGGCGTTGTCGGAGAAAGCCGACGCGAAAGGCGCGACCGCCTACCGCGTGATCGAAGCCCGTAACGAAGGCAACTACCACGCCACCGCCGAGATTTACAAATAA
- the yhcN gene encoding peroxide/acid stress response protein YhcN, whose product MKIKATVATLSVLSMLSFGAFAAQSVDATQAAKLQPAGVITVSGVAAAPSDIRQALSDKADAKGATAYRVIEARNDGNFHATAEIYK is encoded by the coding sequence ATGAAAATTAAAGCTACCGTTGCAACCCTGAGCGTTCTGTCCATGCTTTCCTTTGGCGCATTCGCAGCACAATCTGTTGATGCAACCCAGGCCGCAAAACTGCAGCCCGCCGGTGTGATCACCGTGAGCGGCGTCGCCGCTGCGCCTTCCGACATTCGCCAGGCACTGTCCGACAAAGCTGACGCCAAAGGAGCGACCGCTTACCGCGTGATCGAAGCGCGCAACGACGGCAACTTCCACGCGACCGCTGAAATCTACAAATAA
- the argR gene encoding transcriptional regulator ArgR has product MRNPAKQEDLIKTFKALLKEEKFSSQGEIVLALQEEGFENINQSKVSRMLTKFGAVRTRNAKMEMVYCLPAELGVPTTTSPLKNLVLDVDHNDAVVVIHTSPGAAQLIARLLDSLGKSQGILGTIAGDDTIFVTPSNGFTAQKLHEAILGVFEQEL; this is encoded by the coding sequence ATGCGTAATCCCGCAAAACAGGAAGATCTGATCAAGACGTTCAAAGCGTTATTGAAAGAAGAAAAATTCAGTTCTCAAGGCGAGATCGTTTTGGCGCTGCAAGAAGAAGGCTTCGAAAACATTAACCAATCCAAAGTATCGCGCATGCTGACCAAGTTCGGCGCGGTACGTACGCGCAATGCCAAAATGGAAATGGTGTATTGCCTTCCTGCCGAACTCGGCGTGCCGACTACCACCAGCCCATTGAAGAATCTGGTGCTCGACGTCGACCATAACGATGCCGTCGTGGTGATCCACACCAGCCCGGGCGCCGCACAGCTGATCGCCCGCCTGCTCGACTCACTGGGTAAATCCCAGGGTATCCTCGGTACAATTGCCGGCGACGACACGATTTTCGTCACCCCGTCCAACGGCTTTACCGCTCAGAAGCTGCATGAAGCGATCCTGGGCGTGTTCGAACAAGAGCTGTGA
- the mdh gene encoding malate dehydrogenase, whose protein sequence is MKVAVLGAAGGIGQALALLLKTQLPSGSELSLYDIAPVTPGVAVDLSHIPTAVKIKGFSGEDATPALHGADVVLISAGVARKPGMDRSDLFNVNAGIVRNLIEQVAKTCPKACIGIITNPVNTTVAIAAEVLKKAGVYDKNKLFGVTSLDIIRSNTFVAELKGKQPEELNVPVIGGHSGVTILPLLSQIPGVSFTDQEVADLTKRIQNAGTEVVEAKAGGGSATLSMGQAAARFGLSLVRALQGEKGVVECAYVEGDGKYARFFAQPLVLGKNGVEERKDIGILSAFEQKALNEMLDVLHKDIELGEKFINN, encoded by the coding sequence ATGAAAGTTGCAGTTCTCGGTGCTGCTGGCGGTATCGGCCAGGCCCTCGCCCTTCTACTCAAAACCCAGCTTCCTTCAGGTTCTGAACTCTCTCTCTACGACATTGCCCCCGTTACCCCAGGCGTTGCCGTCGACTTAAGCCACATCCCAACCGCAGTTAAAATCAAAGGCTTCAGCGGCGAAGACGCGACTCCGGCTCTGCACGGTGCGGACGTGGTGCTGATTTCCGCCGGCGTGGCCCGTAAGCCAGGCATGGATCGCTCTGACTTGTTCAATGTTAACGCCGGCATCGTGCGTAACCTGATTGAGCAAGTGGCGAAAACCTGCCCGAAAGCCTGTATCGGCATCATCACCAACCCGGTTAACACCACGGTCGCCATCGCGGCGGAAGTGCTGAAAAAAGCCGGCGTTTACGACAAGAACAAACTGTTCGGCGTGACTTCGCTGGATATCATCCGTTCCAATACCTTCGTGGCCGAGCTGAAAGGCAAGCAGCCTGAAGAACTGAACGTGCCGGTGATCGGCGGCCACTCTGGCGTGACCATCCTGCCTCTGCTGTCGCAGATCCCTGGCGTGAGCTTCACCGATCAGGAAGTGGCGGATCTGACCAAACGTATTCAGAACGCCGGCACTGAAGTGGTGGAAGCCAAAGCCGGCGGCGGGTCTGCAACGTTGTCCATGGGCCAGGCGGCAGCCCGTTTCGGTCTGTCTCTGGTGCGTGCGCTGCAGGGCGAGAAAGGCGTTGTGGAATGCGCTTACGTTGAAGGCGACGGCAAATACGCTCGCTTCTTCGCGCAGCCGCTGGTGCTGGGCAAGAACGGCGTTGAAGAACGCAAAGATATCGGCATCCTGAGCGCCTTCGAGCAGAAAGCGCTGAACGAGATGCTGGACGTGCTGCATAAAGATATCGAACTGGGCGAGAAGTTCATCAATAACTGA